In Nicotiana tabacum cultivar K326 chromosome 19, ASM71507v2, whole genome shotgun sequence, one DNA window encodes the following:
- the LOC107781439 gene encoding uncharacterized protein LOC107781439: protein METPKKEAMDFHSNVDSSRPFRSIKEAVAIFGERFLAKEIYSPKPFTFPTQESPWNNNNHNNFSPSPGSVNYSQEIVTTATSWKSASSPNPQDFNNDPLVVEALKKLETELEETKTELKLLKAREFETEIALASLNAELHKNMSKLAQAEAAHAGAMAASRSVKINNEDYYGNNPKGEDNKLKKEMRVRWESSPTLAEMLTIGDTDLGLFGSSGKKKDKKKKPIIPLVGDLFSRKKKSPTTMDNPLFSSSHLF from the exons atGGAAACACCAAAAAAAGAAGCTATGGATTTTCATTCCAACGTGGATTCTTCACGGCCTTTTCGTTCAATCAAAGAAGCTGTAGCCATCTTTGGCGAGCGATTCTTGGCTAAAGAAATTTATTCTCCAAAACCTTTCACGTTTCCAACTCAAGAAAGTCCGtggaataataataatcataataatttTTCTCCAAGTCCTGGAAGTGTTAATTATTCCCAAGAAATTGTTACTACCGCCACGTCATGGAAATCTGCTTCATCACCAAATCCTCAAGATTTCAACAATGATCCTCTTGTTGTGGAAGCACTGAAGAAGCTTGAAACTGAGCTGGAAGAAACAAAGACAGAATTGAAGCTTTTGAAAGCAAGAGAATTCGAGACTGAAATTGCTTTAGCTTCTTTAAACGCGGAGCTTCATAAGAACATGTCGAAACTGGCACAAGCGGAAGCAGCTCACGCAG GTGCAATGGCAGCGTCAAGATCAGTGAAAATTAACAATGAAGATTATTATGGTaataatcctaaaggggaggatAATAAACTGAAAAAGGAAATGAGAGTAAGATGGGAGTCATCACCAACTTTAGCAGAGATGTTAACAATTGGAGATACAGATCTTGGGTTGTTTGGATCATCTGGTAAGAAAAAGGACAAGAAGAAGAAGCCTATCATTCCTCTTGTCGGAGACTTGTTCTCAAGGAAGAAAAAATCTCCAACTACTATGGATAATccactcttttcttcttctcatctcttctga